One window of Chloroflexus aggregans DSM 9485 genomic DNA carries:
- a CDS encoding penicillin-binding transpeptidase domain-containing protein yields the protein MARLIALRIVLLITVVVLVARLAQLQLVQTDAQRFGADIEVTTRRYLTNPPRRGEIIDARGTLLAESVPIYNLAVIPGQLPSASSAPAQRAMTLARLAQIAGLPSTLVIDPASALATTPNLRRDVAALGALPELTKTDVLTISIAPEDTLKALRLSETYASVVTLVNPIEQLLQQANIRRYQPVIIKEDISPELALALRENANYMPGAQVIEGFRRRYPLSSQIPSLSHILGYTGRINSCELVAVNPASSWLRSLVDITANAPICGLITKPIDPTSVGLPPYLPSDQIGKDGLEGAYEKVLRGQMGIDSLLVDALQRPVSAVTTLRPVTNGYNLVLTIDAQFQAEVERILQRWINVGEERRQTAREAHKRAYAPIVAGVAVALDPRDGRILAMVSLPDYDNNIWVDPARAAELSALLAPPSAEAQRELQRLAPFTNRAIAGQYPPGSTIKQFVGSVALQQNVIKADTKLRDPGLLRLIERSGTEFILPNSVRNRDNGLIDVRDALRLSSNVFFASVAGGNEQAVNLDERALRINGLGIDALVEGLSWFNLGRPTGIDLVGEASGRVPTRAWKAQVLREAWTIGDTYNTAIGQGYLEVTPLQLAVAAGAVATNGTLYRPHLVDRIVDENGQLVRQILPEPIGQVPINPEHLATIRAGLFASITDGLGIAAREVCSGLRIAGKTGTAEFGPILTTSDGRLVRQSHAWFVGFAPYENPEIVVVVLVEGVGDLNDGSSTIAVPAVTQIMQAYFGITPPENPPSICPVLPQS from the coding sequence ATGGCACGACTTATCGCACTACGCATAGTACTGCTCATCACGGTTGTGGTGCTGGTCGCCCGGCTCGCCCAACTCCAACTGGTACAGACCGATGCGCAGCGGTTTGGCGCCGATATTGAAGTTACGACCCGTCGCTATCTGACGAATCCACCGCGCCGCGGAGAAATTATCGATGCACGCGGTACGCTGCTTGCCGAGAGTGTGCCGATTTACAATTTGGCCGTGATTCCCGGCCAATTGCCATCGGCCAGCAGTGCTCCTGCACAACGTGCAATGACCCTCGCCCGTTTGGCCCAGATTGCGGGTCTGCCGTCTACGTTGGTAATTGACCCGGCGAGTGCATTAGCAACGACGCCCAACCTCCGTCGTGATGTAGCTGCACTAGGTGCTTTACCGGAGTTAACCAAGACCGATGTCCTCACTATCTCGATAGCCCCTGAAGATACCTTAAAAGCCCTCAGGCTGAGTGAAACCTACGCTTCGGTCGTCACACTCGTAAATCCGATTGAGCAGCTTCTGCAACAAGCCAATATACGCCGCTATCAGCCGGTGATCATCAAAGAGGATATTTCTCCCGAACTGGCGTTGGCTCTGCGGGAAAATGCTAACTACATGCCCGGTGCACAGGTGATCGAGGGGTTCCGTCGGCGTTATCCACTCAGTAGTCAGATACCGTCACTCTCGCACATATTAGGATACACCGGACGGATCAACTCGTGCGAATTGGTAGCGGTCAATCCGGCCAGCTCGTGGCTCCGCAGTTTGGTTGATATTACCGCAAATGCACCGATCTGTGGATTGATCACCAAACCGATTGATCCGACGAGCGTTGGCTTGCCACCGTACTTGCCAAGTGATCAGATCGGAAAAGACGGGCTAGAAGGCGCCTACGAGAAGGTCTTGCGTGGGCAGATGGGTATCGACTCGTTGTTGGTCGATGCTCTGCAACGACCGGTCAGTGCTGTGACAACGCTACGCCCGGTGACCAATGGCTACAATCTGGTGCTGACGATCGATGCACAATTCCAAGCCGAGGTGGAACGGATCTTACAACGTTGGATTAACGTAGGTGAAGAGCGACGACAGACTGCGCGGGAAGCCCACAAACGGGCCTATGCTCCGATTGTTGCCGGTGTGGCCGTCGCACTCGATCCCCGTGATGGGCGTATCCTGGCGATGGTCAGTCTCCCCGATTACGACAACAACATTTGGGTTGATCCGGCGCGTGCGGCTGAATTGAGTGCATTGCTTGCACCGCCGAGTGCAGAAGCTCAGCGGGAGCTACAACGGCTGGCGCCGTTTACCAATCGTGCCATTGCCGGCCAGTATCCACCCGGCTCGACGATCAAACAGTTTGTGGGATCGGTGGCGTTACAGCAGAACGTGATTAAAGCCGATACCAAACTGCGCGATCCCGGTCTATTGCGATTGATAGAGCGTAGTGGCACCGAATTTATTTTACCCAACTCAGTCCGTAATCGTGACAATGGACTGATCGATGTACGAGATGCGTTACGTCTCTCATCGAATGTGTTCTTTGCCAGTGTTGCCGGCGGCAACGAGCAGGCGGTCAATCTCGATGAGCGCGCATTGCGGATTAACGGTCTTGGCATTGATGCGCTCGTTGAAGGGTTGTCGTGGTTTAATCTAGGCCGCCCAACCGGAATCGATCTCGTCGGTGAAGCGAGCGGGCGTGTGCCCACGCGCGCATGGAAGGCGCAAGTATTGCGTGAGGCGTGGACAATCGGTGATACCTACAATACCGCGATTGGGCAGGGGTATCTAGAGGTGACGCCGTTGCAACTGGCGGTTGCTGCCGGTGCTGTGGCAACCAATGGTACGCTCTACCGTCCTCATCTAGTTGATCGGATTGTTGACGAAAATGGGCAGCTTGTCCGGCAAATCCTACCGGAACCGATCGGACAAGTACCGATCAACCCTGAACATCTGGCAACGATCCGAGCCGGTCTCTTTGCTTCGATCACCGATGGGTTAGGCATTGCAGCGCGTGAAGTCTGTTCGGGCTTGCGTATTGCCGGCAAGACGGGCACTGCCGAGTTTGGACCGATCCTGACCACGAGTGATGGTCGGCTGGTGCGGCAAAGCCATGCGTGGTTTGTGGGTTTTGCCCCTTACGAGAACCCTGAGATTGTGGTCGTGGTACTGGTCGAAGGGGTCGGTGATCTCAACGATGGTTCTTCGACGATTGCTGTGCCGGCAGTAACGCAGATTATGCAAGCGTACTTTGGCATTACACCGCCGGAAAATCCGCCGTCGATCTGCCCGGTGCTGCCGCAATCGTAA
- the mreD gene encoding rod shape-determining protein MreD, whose protein sequence is MGDSQPRRIEERIARELGLALALLAIALVQTTVLSGPVGLSIPLLLVLAIVRALVGARTAEPVRGLIRGLWWAFYGGLALDVLGTLPLGSHAVAQLIATVVVSLFARRFALERPLVPLVAVAVGTVIYEVILFAITFPAMPDWQAYFLVVVVPSLLLALIPTLPAVAIIHRLVRTE, encoded by the coding sequence GTGGGTGATTCTCAGCCAAGACGAATAGAAGAACGGATAGCGCGCGAGCTAGGGTTGGCTTTGGCGTTGCTTGCGATTGCCTTAGTGCAGACGACAGTGCTCAGTGGGCCGGTTGGGTTGAGTATTCCGCTCCTGTTGGTGCTGGCAATTGTGCGTGCGCTCGTCGGTGCGAGGACTGCTGAGCCGGTTCGTGGGTTAATACGCGGGTTGTGGTGGGCGTTCTATGGCGGGTTGGCACTTGATGTCTTGGGGACGTTGCCACTCGGAAGCCATGCGGTTGCGCAACTTATCGCAACCGTTGTCGTTAGCTTATTTGCGCGCCGCTTCGCACTCGAACGACCATTAGTACCGTTGGTAGCGGTAGCCGTTGGTACGGTGATCTATGAGGTGATCCTCTTTGCGATCACATTTCCCGCCATGCCTGATTGGCAAGCCTACTTCCTCGTAGTGGTTGTTCCGTCGCTGTTACTGGCGCTTATTCCGACCTTACCGGCAGTAGCGATTATCCATCGTTTGGTGCGCACCGAGTAG
- the mreC gene encoding rod shape-determining protein MreC: protein MRDFLDERPLKLRRDRFGDTNYGRVVVTAIALLLLSVILIVLDRQGVVSPVRLAAHEQLQPVISWLTERRMALEAWWATPRDVVTLQTRVAELEAENAQLRNDVLRLEQARVENIFLRQQLAITQAHPWRVLGAEVMVRAPDAARRVMTIARGANDGVQTGMAVIGQQPGNPPALIGVVETVGPRTAEVLLITDISSQLSVRVLQPNGAPLGLLQGQWQRGSRLRVELIDRSTTLRVGEHVVTAGLSGALDLPLDLSAMPAVVPIGFIETVRQEGQRQIGDIRPFADPDQVRYVWVILSQDE from the coding sequence ATGCGCGATTTTCTCGATGAACGTCCACTGAAGCTACGGCGTGACCGGTTTGGTGACACTAATTATGGTCGGGTCGTGGTGACGGCCATCGCTCTTCTCCTGTTGAGCGTGATCCTCATCGTGCTCGACCGGCAAGGAGTGGTATCACCGGTTCGGTTGGCCGCACACGAGCAGTTGCAGCCGGTGATTAGTTGGCTGACCGAACGCCGGATGGCGCTTGAGGCTTGGTGGGCTACACCACGCGATGTTGTCACTCTCCAGACCCGAGTAGCCGAACTAGAGGCCGAAAATGCTCAGTTGCGTAACGATGTGTTGCGACTTGAGCAGGCCCGGGTCGAGAATATTTTTCTGCGTCAGCAGTTAGCTATTACACAAGCTCATCCGTGGCGAGTTCTCGGTGCCGAGGTGATGGTGCGTGCCCCTGATGCAGCTCGTCGGGTGATGACGATTGCGCGTGGCGCCAATGACGGTGTGCAGACGGGGATGGCGGTGATTGGGCAGCAACCGGGCAACCCACCGGCATTGATCGGGGTGGTAGAAACGGTGGGGCCGCGCACGGCAGAGGTGTTGCTCATTACCGATATCAGTAGTCAGCTCAGTGTGCGGGTTTTACAGCCTAATGGGGCACCGCTCGGTTTGCTGCAAGGTCAATGGCAGCGCGGCTCGCGGTTGCGGGTTGAGTTGATCGACCGTAGTACTACCCTACGGGTCGGTGAGCATGTGGTCACCGCCGGCTTGAGTGGTGCGCTTGATCTCCCCCTTGATCTGTCAGCGATGCCGGCGGTAGTGCCGATCGGCTTTATTGAAACGGTACGGCAAGAGGGGCAGCGCCAAATCGGTGACATCCGGCCTTTCGCTGATCCCGATCAGGTACGCTACGTGTGGGTGATTCTCAGCCAAGACGAATAG
- a CDS encoding rod shape-determining protein translates to MGLNPFNTLFGVFSRDLGIDLGTANTMVYVRGKGIVISEPSVVAIDTRTKKVHAVGAEAKAMVGKTPANIVAVRPLKDGVIADFDVVEQMLAYFIKKAHAYAALPLVDPRPRVVVGVPSGVTDVEKRAAREAALNAKAREAFVVEEPMAAAIGAGLPVEEPIGSMIVDIGGGTTEIAVIALGGIVINHSIRIAGDEIDEAIIQFARREYNLLIGERMAEKAKIAAGSAYPLDEEIKVVLRGRDLLTGLPKAIEVSSVELREGIAGPVNAIVAEVRAALEETPPELVADIMEHGIMLAGGGSLLHGLDKRIAAETRMPVHVAQDPLSCVARGAGKMVEHFDNSVYQDILMRTQTTRRVRR, encoded by the coding sequence GTGGGTTTGAACCCTTTTAATACACTTTTCGGTGTATTCAGTCGCGATCTTGGTATCGATCTGGGTACGGCGAACACGATGGTGTATGTGCGCGGTAAGGGGATTGTGATCAGCGAGCCATCGGTTGTGGCCATCGATACCCGGACCAAAAAAGTGCATGCGGTCGGTGCGGAAGCCAAGGCGATGGTTGGCAAGACGCCGGCCAATATCGTTGCAGTACGACCACTCAAGGATGGCGTGATCGCCGATTTTGACGTGGTCGAGCAGATGTTGGCTTACTTTATCAAGAAGGCTCATGCCTATGCCGCATTGCCGTTGGTCGATCCGCGGCCTCGTGTCGTTGTTGGTGTACCGTCGGGGGTGACCGATGTAGAGAAACGGGCAGCCCGTGAAGCAGCGCTGAATGCCAAGGCCCGCGAGGCGTTTGTCGTGGAAGAGCCGATGGCGGCGGCGATCGGGGCAGGCTTGCCGGTTGAAGAGCCGATTGGATCGATGATCGTCGATATTGGCGGTGGGACGACTGAAATCGCCGTGATCGCTCTCGGTGGGATTGTGATTAACCACTCGATCCGCATCGCCGGTGATGAGATCGATGAGGCGATTATCCAGTTTGCCCGTCGTGAATACAACCTGTTGATCGGCGAACGAATGGCGGAGAAGGCGAAAATTGCTGCCGGTTCAGCGTATCCGCTTGACGAAGAGATCAAGGTCGTGTTGCGTGGGCGCGATCTGCTGACCGGTTTGCCTAAGGCTATTGAAGTCAGCTCGGTCGAGCTACGCGAGGGTATTGCTGGCCCGGTCAATGCGATCGTGGCCGAGGTGCGGGCTGCGCTGGAAGAGACGCCGCCCGAATTGGTGGCCGATATTATGGAGCACGGCATTATGCTGGCCGGTGGCGGTTCATTGCTACACGGCCTTGATAAGCGGATCGCTGCCGAGACACGCATGCCGGTGCATGTTGCGCAAGACCCTCTTTCGTGTGTGGCGCGCGGCGCCGGTAAAATGGTCGAGCATTTTGACAATAGCGTGTATCAGGATATTCTCATGCGTACCCAAACTACACGACGGGTGCGGAGATAG
- a CDS encoding putative cobaltochelatase produces the protein MNITNLPQRPVYPFSAIVGQERLKRALILNAINPRIGGVLIRGEKGTAKSTAVRALTRLLPSIKVVVDCPYSCDPDMPATLCSSCQERLAHGPLPTMVRPTRLVELPVSASEDRVVGSLDLEHAITEGQRRFEPGLLAQVNRGVLYVDEVNLLDDHLVDLLLDAAAMGVNTVEREGVSVSHPARFILVGTMNPEEGELRPQLLDRFGLAVEVVGLTDVNDRVAVIERRMAYEADPFGFIQQWHKAEEALSQRIAAARTLLPQVQIDRTDMAIVASLCIEMGVDGHRADLTILETARTHAAWSGRRMLLAEDIRLAAELALPHRMRRQPFGEVKLDEQRMATILEHCSKRAEEIRAQAEVKKKPDLNDDGSNNDEGGNEQGGGSTTVPVGGAGTPETATPANEQATGGTEHQAGDVFRPRRLETTPDRTQRRAPGRRSRSRTTRKQGRYITSRRAARVTDLALDATLREAAIYQRKRRMELMHTIDTPYRRRPKIVIKRSDLRQKVRVRRTRNAVCFVVDASWSMAAEERMQATKAAVLSLLRDAYQRRDQVGLVSFQRDYARVLLPLTNSVELAQRRLQSMPTGGKTPLSRGLLTAFELLERARRRDAEVVPLMVLLTDGQANVSISDLPPQQEAYRIAEMIADRQIQAIVIDTEHPHFDHGLSRRLAERLRGIYYRLEDLQDDGLVRAVRQQMRT, from the coding sequence GTGAACATCACCAATCTTCCGCAACGACCGGTTTATCCATTCTCCGCCATTGTCGGCCAAGAGCGGTTGAAGCGCGCCCTCATTTTGAACGCGATCAACCCACGTATTGGTGGTGTGTTGATTCGCGGCGAGAAGGGTACGGCAAAGTCAACGGCAGTCCGCGCGCTGACCCGCCTCTTGCCATCGATTAAAGTGGTGGTTGATTGCCCCTACAGTTGCGATCCCGATATGCCGGCAACCCTCTGTTCCTCGTGCCAAGAACGACTGGCGCACGGTCCCTTACCTACCATGGTACGCCCTACACGACTGGTTGAGTTGCCGGTTTCGGCCTCTGAAGATCGCGTCGTCGGTTCGCTCGACCTCGAACACGCGATTACCGAAGGACAGCGTCGGTTTGAACCTGGCCTGCTCGCCCAAGTCAATCGCGGTGTGTTGTACGTCGATGAGGTCAACCTGCTCGATGACCATCTCGTTGACTTGCTGCTCGATGCCGCAGCAATGGGGGTCAATACTGTTGAACGCGAAGGGGTAAGCGTATCGCATCCGGCCCGTTTCATCCTCGTCGGTACGATGAATCCCGAAGAGGGTGAGCTTCGTCCACAGCTCCTCGACCGGTTCGGTCTGGCTGTCGAGGTCGTCGGTCTGACCGATGTCAACGATCGGGTTGCCGTGATCGAGCGCCGGATGGCGTATGAGGCCGATCCGTTCGGCTTTATTCAGCAGTGGCACAAGGCCGAAGAGGCGCTCTCGCAGCGCATTGCCGCAGCCCGTACCCTGTTACCGCAGGTGCAGATCGATCGGACCGATATGGCGATTGTGGCAAGTTTGTGCATCGAGATGGGAGTAGATGGGCATCGCGCCGATTTGACTATTCTCGAGACGGCGCGGACCCACGCTGCATGGAGTGGTCGGCGAATGCTGCTCGCAGAAGATATTCGCCTGGCGGCTGAGTTGGCCTTACCACACCGAATGCGACGCCAGCCCTTTGGCGAGGTCAAACTTGATGAGCAGCGGATGGCTACTATTCTCGAACACTGTAGCAAGCGGGCTGAGGAGATCAGAGCACAGGCAGAGGTTAAAAAAAAGCCTGATCTGAACGATGACGGTAGCAATAACGATGAGGGTGGTAACGAGCAAGGCGGTGGCTCCACAACCGTACCGGTCGGCGGTGCAGGAACTCCAGAAACAGCCACGCCGGCGAATGAACAAGCAACCGGTGGTACTGAGCACCAAGCCGGTGATGTCTTTCGCCCACGCCGGCTCGAAACAACCCCCGATCGTACTCAACGCCGTGCTCCCGGCCGTCGTTCACGCTCGCGGACAACCCGAAAGCAGGGGCGCTACATTACGAGCCGACGAGCTGCGCGTGTAACCGATTTGGCCCTCGATGCCACCCTGCGTGAAGCAGCGATCTACCAGCGTAAACGCCGGATGGAATTGATGCATACTATCGATACACCGTATCGCCGACGGCCAAAAATAGTGATTAAGCGTTCTGATTTGCGACAGAAAGTGCGTGTGCGCCGCACGCGCAATGCCGTCTGTTTTGTGGTTGATGCTAGTTGGAGTATGGCCGCCGAGGAGCGCATGCAAGCGACAAAAGCAGCAGTGCTCTCGCTCCTGCGTGACGCATACCAACGCCGCGATCAGGTGGGGTTGGTCAGTTTTCAGCGCGATTATGCACGGGTGTTGTTGCCATTAACCAACAGCGTTGAATTGGCCCAACGTCGCTTGCAATCAATGCCTACCGGAGGCAAGACACCGCTCTCACGCGGCTTACTGACGGCGTTTGAATTGCTCGAACGCGCACGCCGGCGTGATGCAGAAGTGGTACCCTTGATGGTACTATTAACTGATGGGCAGGCTAATGTCTCTATCTCCGATCTCCCACCACAACAGGAGGCATATCGGATCGCTGAAATGATCGCCGATCGTCAGATTCAGGCTATCGTCATTGATACCGAACATCCTCATTTTGATCACGGCCTATCACGACGATTGGCTGAACGTCTTCGCGGCATCTATTATCGCTTAGAAGATTTGCAAGATGACGGTCTGGTGCGCGCCGTGCGACAACAAATGCGCACATAA
- a CDS encoding S1 RNA-binding domain-containing protein, translated as MTDQVRREEVAAGELADTPLAAAQTPAADAAVAATPAPAEAVAPTPEQAVDQPATTGESEAPVTTAQAAAHEAEPAEATGASFTPVSEQQPQKPRRLKDLQPGMELEGKVTSIALYGIFVDVGVGRDGLVHISEMSDRRIDTPSELVQIGDTVKVWVKSVDLDARRISLTMLNPSRGEKPRRSRQSQPAQPQPRRQEVDREKLASLKVGEIVEGVITGFAPFGAFADIGVGKDGLIHISELSEGRVEKPEDAVKVGERYQFKVLEIDGEGTRISLSLRRAQRTQRMQQLEPGQIIEGTVSGIATFGAFVDIGVGRDGLVHISALAPHRVAKVEDVVKVGDKVKVKVLGVDPQSKRISLTMRLEEEQPATTAGDEAAEPAEEVTPTRRGNLERFAAAAQTARERSERGERSERGERRERRERRPAQSSPDTYIVGEDDDESFEGNATIEDLLTKFGGSSSRRDRDRRRRHEDDDDEEMERPSNRRQREAIRRTLQQIGYDE; from the coding sequence ATGACGGATCAGGTACGTAGGGAAGAGGTCGCTGCGGGCGAGCTGGCAGATACGCCTCTTGCGGCAGCTCAGACTCCGGCGGCTGACGCTGCTGTCGCCGCAACACCGGCTCCGGCGGAGGCGGTAGCACCTACCCCTGAACAGGCGGTGGATCAACCCGCCACTACAGGGGAGTCTGAGGCACCGGTAACAACCGCACAAGCCGCTGCGCATGAAGCTGAACCGGCTGAGGCGACCGGTGCCAGCTTTACCCCGGTGAGTGAGCAGCAACCGCAAAAGCCACGTCGGCTGAAGGATTTGCAGCCCGGCATGGAGCTGGAAGGCAAGGTCACTTCCATCGCACTGTACGGTATCTTCGTTGATGTTGGGGTTGGTCGTGACGGCCTCGTCCATATTTCGGAGATGAGCGATCGTCGGATCGATACGCCGTCAGAACTGGTACAGATCGGCGATACGGTGAAGGTGTGGGTCAAGAGTGTTGATCTGGATGCACGTCGGATTAGCCTGACAATGCTCAATCCGAGCCGGGGTGAGAAACCACGCCGTTCCCGCCAGTCACAGCCGGCGCAACCGCAACCGCGCCGTCAAGAGGTTGATCGCGAGAAGTTGGCAAGCCTGAAAGTTGGCGAAATCGTTGAGGGTGTGATCACCGGCTTCGCTCCCTTCGGCGCCTTTGCTGATATTGGAGTCGGTAAAGATGGGTTGATCCATATTAGCGAGTTGTCCGAGGGCCGTGTCGAAAAGCCGGAAGACGCCGTCAAGGTGGGTGAGCGCTATCAGTTTAAAGTACTTGAGATCGATGGCGAAGGGACCCGCATTAGTCTTAGCTTGCGCCGTGCCCAGCGCACCCAGCGCATGCAACAGCTCGAACCGGGTCAGATCATCGAGGGTACCGTCAGCGGGATCGCTACCTTTGGCGCGTTTGTGGACATCGGTGTCGGGCGCGATGGCCTGGTTCACATCTCAGCACTTGCCCCGCACCGCGTGGCTAAGGTTGAAGATGTGGTCAAAGTCGGCGACAAGGTGAAGGTTAAGGTGCTCGGCGTCGATCCACAGAGCAAGCGGATTAGCCTGACGATGCGTCTTGAAGAGGAGCAGCCGGCAACTACGGCCGGTGACGAAGCTGCCGAGCCGGCAGAAGAAGTAACACCAACACGACGAGGCAACCTCGAACGTTTCGCAGCCGCTGCCCAGACCGCCCGTGAGCGCAGTGAGCGCGGTGAACGCAGTGAACGCGGTGAACGACGTGAGCGTCGTGAGCGCCGACCGGCTCAGTCTAGCCCCGACACCTATATCGTCGGTGAAGATGATGATGAATCGTTTGAGGGTAACGCTACCATTGAAGATCTGCTAACCAAGTTCGGTGGCTCCAGCAGTCGCCGTGACCGTGATCGACGCCGACGCCATGAGGACGATGATGATGAGGAGATGGAGCGTCCCTCAAATCGCCGTCAGCGTGAGGCAATTCGCCGAACTCTCCAACAGATCGGCTACGACGAGTAG
- the rpmH gene encoding 50S ribosomal protein L34 has translation MPKRTWQPKRIPRRRKHGFRARMATKDGRAILRRRRLKGRWKLTVSDERRAVRRGHR, from the coding sequence ATGCCTAAACGAACATGGCAACCTAAACGTATTCCGCGCCGTCGCAAGCATGGTTTCCGGGCACGGATGGCTACGAAGGACGGACGGGCAATTCTTCGTCGTCGGCGTCTCAAGGGTCGCTGGAAGCTAACCGTCAGTGATGAGCGGCGAGCAGTACGACGCGGGCACCGCTAA